A region of Oceaniferula marina DNA encodes the following proteins:
- a CDS encoding PEP-CTERM sorting domain-containing protein, with protein sequence MKKTILLPLMSLYAGSLSAATVNVSQDGAINGQNDGGGYGNNNQVLNGGTATHIATWMPGPPGAWQYTRKLFLGFDTSGIDLSAVSAASITVNTGAGSASQNEALGFNAYLVDDLAGGDQFSETTLTWDLATTNGWNQDGNAVDSQRTPGQFIGNVAWAGNDSLMTFNFSAAALTGLQGDTNSFATIVLVPDAPTGGSYLGNDAFASTGPRFLSKESGNGAVLDLTVVPEPSSTALVSIGLIGGLLLRRR encoded by the coding sequence ATGAAAAAAACGATATTACTCCCCTTAATGAGTTTGTATGCGGGCTCTTTGAGCGCGGCAACCGTCAATGTCTCCCAAGACGGTGCCATTAACGGCCAAAATGATGGAGGTGGATACGGCAACAATAACCAGGTGCTGAACGGCGGCACGGCAACACATATTGCGACTTGGATGCCCGGCCCCCCAGGAGCTTGGCAATATACCCGCAAGCTGTTTCTTGGCTTTGATACTAGTGGTATTGATCTGAGTGCGGTATCTGCAGCTTCCATCACCGTTAATACTGGGGCAGGCTCGGCGAGTCAGAATGAAGCCCTGGGGTTTAATGCATACCTTGTCGACGACTTGGCTGGGGGGGATCAATTTAGTGAGACCACCCTTACCTGGGACTTGGCAACAACAAACGGCTGGAACCAAGACGGAAATGCTGTTGATTCGCAGCGTACGCCAGGTCAGTTCATTGGTAATGTTGCCTGGGCTGGAAATGATTCGTTAATGACGTTCAATTTTAGCGCAGCGGCATTAACTGGGCTTCAAGGTGATACCAACTCTTTTGCTACCATCGTTCTTGTTCCTGATGCTCCTACTGGTGGCTCCTATCTCGGAAACGATGCCTTTGCCTCGACAGGTCCTAGGTTTCTATCCAAGGAGAGCGGAAATGGGGCTGTGCTTGATCTAACCGTGGTTCCTGAGCCTAGTTCTACGGCACTGGTTTCTATCGGATTGATCGGTGGACTTTTGCTTCGCCGCCGCTAA